The DNA window AGGGATGTAAaatattcaattatttttcctgGAGGAATAGTAAGCCTTCTTGGTGAAAGCAGAGACGTAAAAGTTCTTCTGAGTAGAGCcctgaaggagaaaacaatCTCTTTTAAGTTGTACTTGCAGATTACTGTTGCTAAACTTTGGAAAGCATTGTGTTTACTATTCAGAAATTCTCACTTCTAGAGATGAAGAAAGGTtaagggaactgggcttgtttagcttggagaagagaaggctccagggagacctcattgagaccttccagtatttgaagggagcaaTTAAACAAGAGGGGGAGCAACTGTTTTAagagggtggacagtgataggtCAAGGAGGAGTGGTTTTAAACAGAGATGGGAGAGGTTTAGAtcagatattaggaggaaaattTTCatacagagagtggtgatgtgctggaacaggctgcccaagcaggttgtggatgccccatccctgcaggcatttaaggccaggctggatgtggctctgggcagcctgttctggttgttggtgaccctgtacatagcagggggttggaactgaatgaGCATTGAGGGCCTTCTCAACCAAGGCCGTTCTATGGTTTAAGGAGTGGCTGAACCTTGGACAGGAAGTATTACACTGAGTAAGGCAGATATGCTATTTACTCACAGGTGTTTGTGCATGCAGGTATACAATAAGTTGTTACCCGGTACTTGAAAAGGGCTGGACCTAGAAAGGCAGCATCTAATGAAGTGCTTCAGgaaatagttttgtttcttagatcTGTTTGATAAAATTTTTAAGTTACAATCACAAACAAGTTGTTTCTTAATGTTGCATTGTTTAGGTTGTATGTATCTGATGTTTTATCTAATAATGTCACCATGATATGcttttttaacttatttattGAAGCCATAATAATGATTGACACTTCTCATTTAAACTAATTCTTAATAAATTCACTTGTAAGGTCTCAGTCTTCCTTGATATATTCCAAGAATATAAGAAAGGTAGGTTTTCTTTATGATTTAGGAAAGCATAACCCACAGAGCATATTGTCCCTGTTTAAATGCCAGTTAACTAACACATGCTACATGCTCTTATGTTTGACAGGATGTTAAAATTAACACAGTAGTTTTCActagaaaaacattaaaagttCTACCCTCTTAATCCTTCCCCGTTTTTATGGCTGTTAATATACTTACTGTTTCAGTACAGTGTTGTATTCTCATTTGCTTAGCTGTGAACACTCAGTTTCGAACTTGTTTGATTGCTGCAAAAATTGCATGCTCTGAAGCAGTCtaggttttttcttttgtgtgtgtgcttacCAGCTTATGGCGCTTGGAACTGCTTCTTGCGCAGCCGTTCACTGCTGAGCGCACGGCAGTACTGTGTTAATGTGCTAGCCAGTGCCATCCTGCTTTTATTGTTAAGGACAAGCAAGATGGAGAGTACTTTTACACCAGTACTTAACAGTTTTTGTATGGTACCCATTTCTATCTTTTCTACTAAAATCAGTTTCTCTCCATATCGCATTGTACGCCTTTTCCATGGTTTCAGTTAcgaaagtttcttttttttagagATACCTTTCCTTTAGTGCTTCACAACTTTCAAACACTAAACATCTGTATGCTGTGTATATTACATTCTCAAGTTTCTAAACACTCAGCCTTTCTCATAAACTAATGTGGTGACATGCTGCTGTCTTGCTTTAATTCTTTCCAATTGGGCAGGTTTTACAATGTTGATGCTGTTTTATCTGTATTAGGTGGCTGCCCTTCAGGATGAAAAAAACAGCTTGGTGTCAGAAAATGAGATTCTGAATGACAGGCTGGAGCAATTAGATGACTCTCTTGATGATCCAAATACTGTGGTTgcaaaaaagtattttcatgcGCAGTTGCAGCTAgaacagctgcaggaagaaaacttCAGGTATGAAaccatttgatttttctttcaaaaaagctttttatcGTCATGTCAAATATATCCTGAGAATTCCTGGTAGTCTTTCAGGATTTTCcatcttaatttattttgctatagATGCTTTTTATGACTATATTAACGTAACCTATTTTAAAGACAGTCTTTAaccttaagaagaaaaacaagttgtTATTTTGTAATCACTGTTTTATGGCCCGTTCACTTTGTGatccatattttaaaaacaaacaaacaaaaataagcattttcattttctcttatgATTccctgaaataataataaatataataaatgtaCAATATGTAATATAATCCATTgtgggttaaaaaaaatagacatttaAATGCTTCATGCTTACTGTACCATTTTTTTGGCTTCTTAAATCAATaggtttcctttttaaaagtttatttttaatagttctaGTACTTAGTGGAACATTATAAGCAAAGTGTGTGATGAATGTTCTTAACAGACTTCCTGTTTTTGATGTGGTAGGCTTGAAGCTGCCAAAGATGATTATCGTGTCCATTGTGAAGATCTAGAAAAACAACTGATTGAACTACAGCATAGAAACAACGAACTAACCTCTTTGGCTGAAGAATCTAGAGctctgaaagatgaaaatgatgTTCTTAGGTATGTAATCCTGCTCCACACTAGTAGAATTTAATGACTAAACCCAAAGCTTTGTATTTCTTAAGAATGTTTGTATCTGTGAATGTGTACTTAGCCTCCAGTGTTATCTCTAGTCTCTCTTGCAGCACTCATGTCCCaacaaagagaagggaaaactggGGAATGCCATGTTGCCACAGGAAAAAGTCCATGCTTGGTTTTTTCTTATGCCAGGATCAATGGCCATAGTATGAATAAaacttggggggaaaaaatgatttcagGTGTTTACACTATAGTGGTTCCTAAATAACATCAGAAACAAATCTTAGTTATAGATTTTCCCATGTAACTTTCATGCACTGCCTTCTAGTGTTATGAGACAGATAATAAACTTTGTTAATGGTCAGCTGGCAACCCTTGGTTATATCTGCTAATGGTTGTTCTCACAGTATCCCTGTAATGAAGATATCTGCATTTTTGTCCTTTCCAATTATCAGAACTTTGGGGTGACTTTGTACCACAGGATGTTGTAGTGTATTTAATTTACACTCTGCAGAATTCCATAGAGATATTTGATACACTAACCTCCTCTCGTACTTCTGGCATGTGACTGACTTAGTCCAACTTAAGCCCTGTGGTGATTTCACTTTTTATAAACTATCTTTGCACATAAGGGCAGGTTtgcagttaaaaacaaagctgcaagATTTAACTCTACTCTGAAATGTGTTGaatcttcctttgaaaataGCTTGAACGTGCATGTAAGAGGAATCTGATTTATTTAATCTTTGAAAGAACAGTCTGTCTTCTAATTCCTGCTTATCCTTTAAGAGCTACTGCAGACAAAGCAAGTAAGCTGGAATCAACTGTTGAAGTGTATCGTAAAAAGCTGCAGGATCTGAACGACTTCCGAAGACAAGTCAAATCTCTGCAGGAAACTAACATGATGTACATGCACAACACAGTCAGTCTGGAAGATGAATTAAGGAAAGCCAATGCAGCCCGTGCCCAATTAGAAACCTACAAAAGGCAGGTAGGGCTGCACCCATActaaagatgttattttttttctgcagatacTCTTACcctaaatgaaaaaatatatattttttccaatgaaaaaaaaaaagtagcttaATCTAAAATGCCATGGACTTGAATATTCAAAAATGGTGGCTACCTCTTAAGGATGACAACATCAACATTAATTTAACAGACCATGGACTTAACCTGTATTATATCCTTATACTTTTTAGAGCTcttcacttttaaaaaatagaaaaacaagcaTATTAACAGTCTTAACTGTAGCTTCCTTCTTGATTGGTTGGTTGTCCATTATTTGGAggtttttctcctttactttAACTGAGCTACCTTGTATTCCTGTGAGAAACTGTTTAGCTGCTACTGAGATCACCACTTGTATATAATGTTCTTAGTGTCAGGAAAATTTATAGAGTAATATTTATGTTGATGATCATAGGATAGGATGAAGTTTCTAACGTAATTCTAAATGTCCCTCATATGTTTGTATCCTAAATGTAATCTCTTAATAAAAAGGTCCAGGAGCTTCATAACAAGCTGTCTGAAGAATCTAAAAGAGCTGATAAGTtagcatttgaaatgaaacgacttgaagaaaaacatgaagctTTAGTCAAAGAAAAAGAGGTAAGTGTGAGCTTATTTGAACAGCTAACGAAAACAAGTGTGCTGAGTTTGTGTAATCTAtctcagtaaaagaaaaatattaaaagaaaaaagttagtACTAGCCGTTATTAACGTTATTTGGGCTTAAAATGTTGCAGTATTAATTACTACCATCTCAAATTTGTGTACTTAGAGGCTGATTGTACAGTGTGATACATTGAAAGAGACTAATGAAGAGCTCCGGTATTCACAGATGCAGCAGGATCATCTGAGTCGAACAGGTACTGCTTTATCttcaaaggcttttctttcataatcagtgatttttgtatgtttgttaaACTGAGCCTCCCATGCAATTTCAGATGCATCTCGTGTTAAAAGTCAGGATAATCTTGCTGCTGAGCTTTTGCCGGTGGAATATAGGTAAGACATAAAGGCTCAgtttgttttatgatttttgtggATAGGACATAATATTAATTTTCTCCATGAAAGCTCAGTATTTTCAGGGCGTTTTTACCCACTTCTCGATTTGCATCCCTCATGTTTACGTAGACCCCTCCATGTAGTTGTCAGTAATGATTTCCCCATGCTATAATAGATTTGCAGTCTTTCTTAAAAACATTACAGTTTTCTATATGGAATACACAAAAACATGCAGCAGCTAAAATAGATTAGCTAGTTGCTAGCTCTGATTACTCTGCAAGTCTGGCAGAGTGAAGCATAAAGACCCAAATAATTTGAGTTTGCAGTTACATAGTTTACAACTTTGCTCATCTCAAGGAAATCTTTTTGTGATGTTTGAGAATTTTAATTTACCTTTGCATCCAGAATTGAATTATTGCCCTATACATATTCTTCAGGGGAACTCGTGTTCAACTTAAGGTGAATAGGAATATTATctcttattatttcttaatcAGTGGTGACTGTTTCATTCTtaggtttttcttgttttcttttttcagagaaatgttTATTCAGCTTCAGCATGAAAATAAGATGCTTCTACTGCAACAGGAAGGATCAGAAAATGAACGTATTATAGAGCTCCAGAAACAGCTGGAGCAAAAGCAGTGGACAGTAAATGAACTAGAAACTGAAAAAAGGTAATGGGGGTGAAACAGCATCTGAAATATAGCAAGACGTGGTTTCTCGTTCTTTGGAGTGGGAGGTATCTGTAGCACAGccctctgctggcagccagtTGCCCATTTAATTTCACAAGTATGAAACGAACAGAAAGGGATAACAAGCAATATGGAAGTCTTAAATATGATGTAAAATGTGGCAGCTCTGAGTCTGGCTTGATATGAAGAAACTGTTGTCTGTAGATTACTCTTAGCTCTGATTCTTAGTTGAGTTTTACCTGCTGGGTAAAAGCCTCGTCAAAATTATCATCCagtcaggaagaaaaatctcacTGTCCTGTGGTCTGCTCTTTTCTTGACTCTTCTACCTCAAAGACTAAACAAGGAGCGTATTGGAGAGTTACAACAGCAGATTGAAGATCTGCAAAAGACTTTACAGGAGCAAGGTTCCAAGACAGAAGGAGTAAGTGAAAGCTCAGCTTTCTTGACCCTGATGAGCATGTCTTAGCAGTTCTTATTTAAAATCCTTCAGTGCAGCATCAAATATTGTTTAgaacaccttttctttttcagtgtatttgGTGTTGACAGATACTAAAAAAGTAGGATTCTAGCTagatgcttttttccttttttccctccccatttAAGAAGCTGTAACTCCTCTGCCTTTTACTTCACTTCAGTAAGTCTCTAGTTTTATGCTTATGGTGTTCTCATGAGAAGGATaactttaaagaaagaaggataCTGGAGTTGGTATCTATTTGGTGCCAGAAGTATGAATGCAGTTatgggaataaataaaaaatgaagctgcTGGCCTGACTTTTTTAGGTGTGACAGGTTTTCAAGGATCACTTGTAGGATTGTTTTCAATACTGCACAttgtgaaatactgaaattaaCTGAATTTTAACTCTCCTTTGTAGTCTAGCAACCTGAAGCAGAAATTGGCAGCACATATGTAAGTAACACATGTATATCCACATTAATTAATTACGCCAAATAGTTTGATTCTTGTAGCATGTAAACTACACAAGTCTTCATAGTGATGTCTTGAGTTTTTTTTGTGAGTCACTGTCTTAAGTAATAGCATTTGAATCCTTATGCTTTGATCTTTGATAATCTTGTTACAGTGGTATCCACTGAACCATCTCTTCTTCACCAGTGGCGATTTAATTGTTCCAATTCTATAGCACTTATAAACATCAAGCTTGCTCAactcaaaatgcttttaattgttCTAAAATGTATCTAGCCGCTCCTGCTAAGGAGGTGCTAGAGAGGTTCTTTTGTTGTtcactttttttgcttttaacctTAGGTAACTTTTACATGGAATCTCAGTTACAGCTGGTATTGCTCTACAAAAAtgtatagaaatatttaaactCAAAAGAATCAACAGAGTTTAAAATTGTTCCTTAAACATTTCCTACAGTTAACTTGCAACTGCTGTGTCTTAGAACTGTGCATGAAATCATGCATAGAATTAAgtttaattttttcatttttagggAAAAATTGAGTGAAGTTCATGATGAGTTACAGAAGAAAGAGGCTGCTCTTGCAGAACTACAGCCTGATGTTAGTCAGAACCGTaagtgaggttttttttcctcttggtgGATCTATGTTGCTTCTTCTTAAATGGTTTGCATAGTCTCTGGGATATGAGATACTGGTCTGGATAAGGCTTCTTTCTTGAGTGTAGATTTGAAATGtgcaacagagaagaaaaaaacaatcgcttggggtttgtttttttttgttttggtggggtttttttgtttgtttgcttgcttgttttgcaCACAGAGGCAGAGGTTGGTTGGGTCATTACTTTTGTTGAATGATACCCTGCAAAATGGGAGTTCAGAGTCAGATGGGACCATATGGTAAGAAACTGTATAGCAGCTAAAAAGTTTCTTagctggggggagggaggaaagggggaggggatggggttTAAGTACCGTGTCTATCTTTGCTTTGGTTGACATTGTTCACGGTTTCTACAAACAGCCCAGAAGATCGGTGAGCTGGAAGCAGCTTTGCGGAAAAAAGATGAGGACATGAAAGCAATGGAAGAAAGATATAAAATGTACCTTGAGAAAGCAAGAAACGTGAGTGGTGTATTTCTGAAGATACATATATTGTTGGATATATTGATTTGTCCTGTTCCCAAATCTCTCCTACCCTTGATTACTTGATTCCAGTCAAAAATGTATGAGTATATATAGTTCAGCTTGAAGCATGAGATGCATTAGTCATTCTTCAATAACTTTTAATATCCTATTTCATACTggattaagaaaacaaaaacttgatTATTATCCTCATTGCCCAACTTGTGCTCAgtctgtttttgtatttctccTGTGAGGAAGTGAAGTGCAAAGCTGATATGtaatgaatttttgttttgccttttaataGGTGATAAAAACCTTGGACCCCAAACTGAATCCAGCATCAGCAGAAATTATGTTGCTCAGAAAACAGATAAcagagagagacaaaaaaatTGAAGCATTGGAGGTAAAACCTATATATACTTTAAAGTAACTTCTGTTAATGTGTTCTTGAACGTTAGACACCTAAGTTACTCATGATCCAGTACCCTCTAATGCTCCTTTTATTTCGGAGCAGCACAGACTGTTAGACCTATAGATATTTAGCAGTGTCTTTCCTTGTACATCTGAAACACGAATTTGGAATATTTCTAAAAACTTTTAAGAAGTTTTAAGTGAAATACAGCACAACAGTTTAGACTTTGCAATACACTTTCAtacgtgttttgttttttttttttcctgtttgaaaatAAGTTTCTAAGTTGACGTGCAGTTTCTGCAAAGGTTAGTTGCTCCTTGAGGTAGTCAGTGTCTCAGGTATCTCTGCCTTGTTTAAGGAAACAACTTTATTTACGATTGTACACCTTCTGGTTACTTTGCATGCTTAAGCTTTGCTACTGCATAACTTAATTCCTTCACTGAGCTGCAGTAAATTTATGCagattatttctgtgttttaattgaGATTGTCTTCTTCAatctctccaggctgaatacAAACTTGCTAAGTTACGTGATTATGAGGAAAATTTAATTGTAACTGCGTGGTATAACAAGGTGGGTCAAAAGATCATTTGTCAGTATTTTAGAAATCTTAAAAGTACATGTTGCAAAATGTGGCAATGAAATATTAactctcttgtttgtttttgatgttcTGTATAAACTGGTGCTTAGGACAGAAAGCCAGTAATTTAGCTACTTGTCTGAAATATCCAACTTGTAGTTTAGCATGGCCTCATGCCTAAAAACATTGaactaaggaaaaaagaggagcCTGAGACCCCAAGTTTGAAGCACTTCCTAATCCTGACTGCAGGCAAGAATGCTAAGTTTAATGAGTCCTAGCTAGTTTTCAGTCTTGAGTTAACTTGGAAAACACCAGTATCAACATTCCCAATAGTGAAATTAtgggaaaatgttttaatagtCAACTATTTGGTAAAattattatatttcattttttctgcttggctTTGGTACAGGAGAAGTGACTTAATAGTCACTTCTTATATAACTTCAGGCAAAGAGAGGCCATGATTCTGAAGACTTTCAGAATCTTTCTTCAGATTTGCAGAGTCTTTGGCATGGCATTCGTGAAATTAAACTAGTCATACTATAACATCATTGCAGTGTTAAATCTTAGATTGCTGTGGAAAGGACTAGAAAAAGctcattttcatttgaagtaACATAAAGAGTTTCATTAGTACCAGGAAGGAAAATCaaacagtgaaagcaaagcTAAACATCATGCTTAATAAAGGAACAACTTTACAATAAACTAAAATTAACATACTCTGTAATGAAtgaatcttgttttcttttgcactggTTCATACTTTTTATGGCACCACAAGGTTCTACTAGAAGTACAGTAAAAACAGTTATTTGTGCATATTAACTATGTGTGTGAAAGATGaccattttttgtttgctgtgtgtAATAAGTGTTATCTTATTTGCAGAGCCTAACACTTCAGAAATTAGGTATGGAAGCGAGACTGCTTGGCAGTGGTGGTACCTGCAGGGATGGCCCAGGACGTTCCTTCCTAGCTCAACAGCGCCATGTCACCAATACCAGAAGGAATCTTCCCGTTAAAGTACCAAGCGCAACATCTGATTAAACCATAAGGACCAGGAGGGAAGCTCACATGCTAAAGTGTCCTTAAATGTTTTGTAGCTTCCACTTCAACTATTTGTTGAAAGATAATGTTACAGTGGTGGACATCTGTGAATTCAGCATCAGAATTTATCAAGATCAATGGCATCTGGAAGGTAGCACAGTAGAAGCAGATTTAGTAACTACCGTATGTATTGACAAGCACAACTTAAGATTTGTATTTGTCTTGAATATATATTGTAAATATAAAAATTGGCACTATATATTTAAAACTAATCAATGTATTTGAGATAGTTGACTTTTGTAATAGGAAGATGTTATGCAAAAATATGCTTCAGGAAACTGGCAATATTTGACATTTCTAATATGATGTTTAAAAAATTGGtaacatgctttaaaaatacttatataatataaaatacaattttagaagcaagaaaatatttgcatttatttaaaaaaaaattgagaattGTATTATTAGTTGTTTGTTACAAGAGACAGACTTTGTCATCTCAAGTCAGAGACACATTTATGCAGCCTATTTAAATAAAGATCAAGTTAGTGCTTATATACGCTAGGGAAATCCTATCTTTAAGATGTTGAATTCACCAAAGCCAAATAAGCTGTCTTTTCTcctacttaagaaaaaaagagctattGTATTAACTCAAGTCTGGGCTATGTTTTAAAAGTCTGGAATACCTGTGCACTGCATTTGCGAGATATGTGGGTGGATGAGGGGACCACTGTGCAGGTGGTGATGGTGTAGGAAGAAACCTTTATTTGCAGCTACTTATTTCCAGCTATTTATATAATGTTAGGAATAGtaactatttttcttcagttttcaatgTAGTTTCACTGCAATTATTCTGAACTGTGCTATGCAGATGAGCGAAAAGCTGCTTTGCTAATCCTTGGCAGCAGGAACTGAGGGAGAAAAGCCAGGAGTGATACCTGACACTTGAGGTGGGGAAGTTGCTACCTTTCTCCAAACATGTGTCCCTTTATTGAAAAAGTGTTCTATTTTTTTGTGGactgtattttttaagaaatttaTGTCCACCCTTTTTTTGCAAACTCTAGAACAACTTCATTATAACTGATTCAATAACATAAAGTAATAGCACTCCTTAAAATGAATACACTTAACAGTATGCATATGAGGTTGCTGCACCTGTCTGTAATCTAATATAAATCTCAACCATAGGCATCAAGGAGAGCATATGGTACCTTCACCACTAAGGCCATCTTTTCTTAGAGAGCTGGgttcagctttgctttgcagaattGAAGTTTCTACTTTGAGTATGATTTGAATTGTGTATTTTGAGTAGTCTTGCATTTTGTATGCCCCTCAGTATggcttgtttgatttttttttcctttcccaatcttctttcccttcttgccTTCTTGGGCACTGAATGCAATGctagagaaaaggaaacttctcatttttaataCTTAATAAGCATTGCTTCTTAATAGTGTCAGTGGCTTACAGTCTTATACACCTAAGCACCGCATAAAGATTTATTCTTGTGTAACATGTATCTATACAAGGCATTATTTCAAAGCCAGATCCATCTGAAAGGTGGGGTGATATGAGCAAAGAACATTCCAACAAACTGCTCTTGAACAGTTGTGTCTGTCAGTTTGTGTTCTTCAGGACTCTCTGCTTCTTTGACTACCTCTTGAGTTTTGAAGTCTTTTTACTGCGGCagtgatggttttgtttttgtattcttAAGATACAATTGTGTGTTTGATCTGTTAGTGGTGTGGGAGATGGTGGTGAGCAGTAGAACAT is part of the Excalfactoria chinensis isolate bCotChi1 chromosome 8, bCotChi1.hap2, whole genome shotgun sequence genome and encodes:
- the HOOK1 gene encoding protein Hook homolog 1 isoform X1 gives rise to the protein MEAKAADPLLCDSLILWLQTFNTAAPCRNVQDLTSGVAMAQVLHQIDVAWFDASWLNRIKEDVGDNWRIKSSNLKKILQGIMDYYHEFLDQQISEELIPDLNKISENSDPTELGRLMQLILGCAVNCERKQEHIQNIMTLEESVQHVVMTAIQELMSKEAMGPSASDESSEMEQQLKKALEDLQEAIAEKEELAQRCQELDLQVAALQDEKNSLVSENEILNDRLEQLDDSLDDPNTVVAKKYFHAQLQLEQLQEENFRLEAAKDDYRVHCEDLEKQLIELQHRNNELTSLAEESRALKDENDVLRATADKASKLESTVEVYRKKLQDLNDFRRQVKSLQETNMMYMHNTVSLEDELRKANAARAQLETYKRQVQELHNKLSEESKRADKLAFEMKRLEEKHEALVKEKERLIVQCDTLKETNEELRYSQMQQDHLSRTDASRVKSQDNLAAELLPVEYREMFIQLQHENKMLLLQQEGSENERIIELQKQLEQKQWTVNELETEKRLNKERIGELQQQIEDLQKTLQEQGSKTEGSSNLKQKLAAHMEKLSEVHDELQKKEAALAELQPDVSQNPQKIGELEAALRKKDEDMKAMEERYKMYLEKARNVIKTLDPKLNPASAEIMLLRKQITERDKKIEALEAEYKLAKLRDYEENLIVTAWYNKSLTLQKLGMEARLLGSGGTCRDGPGRSFLAQQRHVTNTRRNLPVKVPSATSD
- the HOOK1 gene encoding protein Hook homolog 1 isoform X2; this translates as MAQVLHQIDVAWFDASWLNRIKEDVGDNWRIKSSNLKKILQGIMDYYHEFLDQQISEELIPDLNKISENSDPTELGRLMQLILGCAVNCERKQEHIQNIMTLEESVQHVVMTAIQELMSKEAMGPSASDESSEMEQQLKKALEDLQEAIAEKEELAQRCQELDLQVAALQDEKNSLVSENEILNDRLEQLDDSLDDPNTVVAKKYFHAQLQLEQLQEENFRLEAAKDDYRVHCEDLEKQLIELQHRNNELTSLAEESRALKDENDVLRATADKASKLESTVEVYRKKLQDLNDFRRQVKSLQETNMMYMHNTVSLEDELRKANAARAQLETYKRQVQELHNKLSEESKRADKLAFEMKRLEEKHEALVKEKERLIVQCDTLKETNEELRYSQMQQDHLSRTDASRVKSQDNLAAELLPVEYREMFIQLQHENKMLLLQQEGSENERIIELQKQLEQKQWTVNELETEKRLNKERIGELQQQIEDLQKTLQEQGSKTEGSSNLKQKLAAHMEKLSEVHDELQKKEAALAELQPDVSQNPQKIGELEAALRKKDEDMKAMEERYKMYLEKARNVIKTLDPKLNPASAEIMLLRKQITERDKKIEALEAEYKLAKLRDYEENLIVTAWYNKSLTLQKLGMEARLLGSGGTCRDGPGRSFLAQQRHVTNTRRNLPVKVPSATSD